One region of Endozoicomonas sp. Mp262 genomic DNA includes:
- a CDS encoding transposase translates to MSRPLRIQYAGALYHVTSRGNERKAIYREDADFCLFLDTLADVCEQFNWVIHSFCLMTNHYHLVVETPDANLSQGMRQLNGVYTVRFNRKYGRVGHLFQGRYKAILVDKEAYLMELSRYVVLNPVRAKMVKSPDGWPWSSYCYTSGLLDSPQWLATDATLRYFGSDRDEAIVKFTRFVAEGVGVNIWEHLKQQIYLGDDNFINDQLAYKPKGKSALSEVPHKQRRKTAPPLSYFLKETSQRDEAIVSAYQSGCYSLTEIADYVGLHYTTISRIVRKR, encoded by the coding sequence ATGAGCAGACCCCTACGAATTCAGTACGCTGGTGCGTTATATCATGTCACATCCCGTGGTAATGAGCGCAAGGCTATTTACCGTGAAGATGCAGATTTCTGTTTGTTTCTCGATACTCTTGCAGACGTGTGTGAACAGTTTAACTGGGTCATTCACTCATTCTGCCTGATGACTAACCATTACCATCTGGTAGTAGAAACACCGGATGCGAATCTTTCCCAGGGGATGCGACAGCTTAATGGCGTGTACACAGTCAGGTTTAACCGGAAGTACGGCAGGGTCGGTCATCTTTTTCAGGGTCGCTATAAGGCCATTCTTGTGGATAAAGAGGCTTACCTTATGGAGTTGAGCCGGTATGTAGTGTTAAACCCGGTTAGAGCCAAAATGGTCAAGTCGCCTGATGGATGGCCGTGGAGTAGTTACTGCTATACCTCTGGGCTGTTAGATTCACCACAATGGCTGGCAACAGATGCCACGCTTCGCTATTTTGGTAGCGACCGTGATGAAGCCATTGTCAAATTTACCCGGTTTGTTGCCGAGGGGGTTGGCGTTAATATTTGGGAACATCTTAAACAGCAGATCTATTTGGGCGACGATAATTTCATTAATGATCAGTTGGCCTATAAACCCAAAGGCAAGAGTGCTCTTTCTGAAGTGCCCCATAAACAGAGGCGAAAAACGGCACCACCACTCAGCTATTTTCTGAAAGAAACCAGTCAGCGTGATGAGGCTATTGTTTCTGCCTATCAATCCGGCTGTTATAGCCTTACTGAGATTGCTGATTATGTTGGCCTACACTATACAACCATCAGTAGAATCGTTCGAAAGCGCTGA